A stretch of the Candidatus Jettenia sp. AMX2 genome encodes the following:
- a CDS encoding PepSY domain-containing protein has translation MKIKNITAILLTFSLLLAPISVAKAGEVPTPGSKPLSEILKTVEEMNIGVITEAEFDDGIWEMKVCDAGTCQKLYIAPESGKETRRRKTEAGEIPPPSALPLSTVIRSVEASVPGIIKEVEFEDGFWEVELRKDGQKIKLTIDPGTGEARR, from the coding sequence ATGAAAATCAAAAACATCACGGCAATTCTGTTAACGTTCAGCCTGTTACTTGCTCCAATCTCTGTAGCAAAAGCAGGTGAGGTTCCAACACCAGGCAGTAAACCACTCTCTGAAATCCTTAAAACGGTTGAAGAGATGAACATTGGGGTCATTACGGAGGCAGAGTTCGACGACGGCATATGGGAGATGAAGGTCTGCGATGCCGGTACCTGCCAGAAACTTTACATTGCTCCGGAATCCGGTAAGGAAACTCGCCGGAGGAAGACGGAAGCCGGTGAAATACCGCCACCAAGCGCCCTGCCGCTCTCAACGGTCATACGGTCTGTTGAAGCCAGTGTACCGGGAATCATAAAGGAAGTTGAGTTCGAGGATGGATTTTGGGAAGTCGAGCTTCGCAAGGACGGTCAAAAGATCAAGCTGACTATCGATCCCGGGACCGGAGAGGCGAGGCGTTGA